Proteins from a single region of Camelus ferus isolate YT-003-E chromosome 23, BCGSAC_Cfer_1.0, whole genome shotgun sequence:
- the LOC106730998 gene encoding coiled-coil domain-containing protein 144B-like isoform X6: protein MKNLQIFKSDSSDWDSTSLSLNNEAGRRAEHLKVDKCPLVSQSVTTNQSAPTELRQTAPVDKDQMNIGAVFLSENAALHDLCESQLPENRSSKEADLDLERTSEEEQERLDGSENNHSQDKCVLQACTVKEKKSEDQIKQINLSLVHLQKTPREPEVNKEHDRKDVPVSSKHSCLEKHEDMWVKQGKLDWKNNFKFITKKSYQKISKIHEKCKITFHRKVESLHDNSELHGDLKELPSNVTDNIFDCEEKDAPGASVSVGSQAFSEHKEPSLENVFPSYSKSKSTEYGSKLYLDENKLDESDKPDTEHVFNKNEESFYNRENEVRNQVPFTVSEDQEFDTKRIQKRNQNTGNQTLDMHLRLK from the exons atgaagaatttaCAAATATTCAAATCAG attcttcagacTGGGATTCTACTAGTTTGAGCCTCAATAATGAGGCTGGTCGAAGAGCCGAGCATTTGAAAGTTGATAAATGTCCGTTGGTATCGCAATCAGTGACCACAAACCAGTCAGCACCCACAGAACTGAGGCAGACGGCCCCAGTAGATAAAGACCAGATGAATATTGGAGCCGTGTTTCTGTCAGAAAATGCAGCGCTCCATGACCTGTGTGAATCACAGCTGCCAGAGAACAGAAGCAGCAAAGAAG CAGACCTAGACTTAGAAAGGACATCTGAGGAAGAGCAAGAAAGACTTGATGGAAGTGAAAATAACCACTCACAg GATAAATGTGTTTTACAAGCATgtactgtgaaagaaaagaaatctgaagatcaAATCAAGCAGATTAATCTTTCACTTGTGCATCTGCAAAAAACGCCTAGAGAACCAGAAGTGAATAAGGAACATGACAGAAAGGATGTACCTGTATCTTCAAAACATTCTTGTCTGGAGAAGCATGAGGACATGTGGGTCAAACAAGGCAAATTagactggaaaaataatttcaaatttatcaCAAAGAAGTCATatcagaaaataagtaaaatccatgaaaaatgcaaaattacttttcatcGTAAGGTGGAGTCACTACATGACAACTCGGAACTACATGGTGACTTAAAGGAACTACCTTCCAATGTGACAGATAATATATTTGATTGTGAGGAAAAAGATGCACCTGGAGCCTCTGTCTCTGTAGGATCCCAGGCATTCTCTGAACACAAAGAGCCCagtcttgaaaatgtttttccatcTTATTCCAAGTCTAAGTCAACAGAGTATGGTTCAAAACTTTATTTAGATGAAAATAAGTTAGATGAAAGTGATAAACCAGACACTGAACACGTTTTTAACAAAAATGAGGAGAGTTTTTATaatagagaaaatgaagtaaGGAACCAAGTTCCATTTACAGTGAGTGAAGACCAAGAATTTGatacaaaaagaatacaaaaaaggaaccaaaatacTGGAAATCAGACATTGGACATGCACCTCAG GTTGAAGTAG